The window TGACCACGAACCGCATGGACGCCTGGGTCGGAGACCGCAACGGGAACTTCAGCATCCTCCCGTTTCCATCGGGGAGCACGGCGTTCCAGGCGTCGGGGCGCGCGGTCAACACCTGCGGCCTGGTGGTGGGCTTCATTGCCTGGGGCGCGACCCAGGAGGCGGTGATGTGGGACCCGGGGTGTTAGGGGGAGCCTAACGAGCCGGCTCGCTTACGCCTGGCTGATCGGGGCTGCACGTTCCCGCGCGGCGAATGCTACCTTTCGGTCGCATTCACCACGCTGAGGCTATGCATCATTCCCGTCGTCTTGCCGCCCTGTTGATGCTCCTGGTCGCCGCCTGTACCCGGGCGACACCGACCGGCTTTCCCACGCGTTCGGCCGCCGTGGATTCGAGCGGGGTGTTCGCCTTGCTGAGCGCGCTGTCGGCGGATTCCATGGAAGGACGTGGGACCGGGACGGCGGGCGGGGGCCGCGCCGCCCGGTGGATTGCCTCGCGAATGGCAGCCGTCGGGCTCGAGGCGGCGGGGGACAGCGGGTACCTGCAGCGCGTGCCACTGGCCATGATGCCGCGGGGACCTCAAGGCGCGATGCGCGTGGCGCTCCTCCCCAGCCTCGCTGCGCTCGACACCGTGCCGGTCGATCGGCGGCGCCCCGGGTTCAACGTGGTGGGCATCATCCGCGGCAGCGACGCGCAGTTGCGCGACGAGGCCGTGCTCGTGGACGCACACTACGACCATCTCGGCATCCGGTCGTCGCCGCAGGGTGGCGACTCCATCTACAACGGGGCAGATGACGACGGGTCGGGGACGGTTGCCGTGCTGGAGATCGCGCGGGCGATGGCAAGCGGTCCGCGTCCGAAGCGCACCCTCGTCTTCCTCGCCACGACGGGGGAGGAGGTGGGGCTGTTGGGGACACGCTGGTACATCCAGTCACCCGTGGTCCCGCTCGCTCGGACCGTCGCGAACCTCGAGATCGAGATGATCGGCCGCCCGGATTCGCTCGCAGGGGGATGGGGGAAGGCGTGGCTGACGGGGTTCGAGCGCTCGACCATGGGCGATATGCTGAAGGCCAGCGGCATCCCAATCGTTCCTGACGCGCGGCCACAGCAAAACTTCTTCACGCGCAGTGACAACATTGCGTTTGCCAGGCTGGGAATCCCGGCCCACACGTTGAGTTCGTTCAACCTGCACACGGACTACCACAAGCCTAGTGACGACATGCGGGGGGTGGATGCCGGGCACATGGCGGCAGTGATTCGTGCGGCGGTCGCCGCGGTGCAACGGTTGGCAGACGGTCCCGCGCCGCAGTGGCATCCGGGAGGGCGGCCGCAGTAACAGCTCGGGCGTTGCGTGTCGTCGGCCTAGTCATGCGCGACGCCCGCGCGCCGCTGGGCAATGTGCCACAGCACGCCGCAGGGGTCTACGACATAAGCAATCCGTAGGCCCCATGGCTGCATGGCCGGTGCCTTGGGCGCAGCAACCCCAAACCGGCCCGGCAGGTCCAGCGACGCGATGTGCGCCCACCACGCGTCCAGGTCATCGACCATGAACTGCATCATGAAGTTCTCGGCCCATCCCTGCTCATAGTGCCGCTGGAGGATGAATCCTCCAGAGCCCGCCGCGAAGATGGCGACCTCGCTATCCAGAAGCAGCCGGAATCCCAGCGCCACATAGAAGTCCCGGGACCGATCGAAGTCCCGCGTCGGGACAAACGGGCGAACCAGCTCCATGGTCATCAGGAGAGTGGGGTGAGGTTGGAGGCCACGTCCGTGCGGTACGCCTTGAAGGCCGGGACGAGGCCGGCGAGCGCGCCCACGATCACCATGCCGATCGGGGTGAGCACGAGCGCCCAGTCGAAGCGAAAGGCATCCAGCACGACGCCGGTCTGGGCCCGCACGATGACCGCCGCCGCGCCGATGATCGCGCCGTACACGAGAAAACCGACGAGCGTGCCGAACGCCGTGATGGTTGCCGACTCGAGCACGATGGCCGAAAAGACGGTCGAACGCCGTGCACCTAACGATCGCAGGATGGCGAATTCCCGTCGCCGCTCATTCATCGTGTTGTAGATCGAAGCGAGGATCGAGCCCGCGGCCACGACGACCACCAGGTAGGCCACCATCGCGAGGACGTTGTTCATCCAGCCGATCTTGCCGAACAGGTCGGCCATCACGCGCCCGATGGGCCAGGCGAGCGTGGCCGACTTGCCGGTCCGATTGATCGCCTGGTCGAGGTAGATCCCCGCCGTGGGGTCCTTGAGCTTGAGCATCACCGCGCTCACCTCCAGATGCTCTGGCGGGATGGTGGAATCGGCAACCGGAGTGTAGGACCGGCCCGTGCCGCGCAGCACATGCCCACTCATCCGATACAATCCCTCGAGAGGAATCCACACCACACGGTCGGACGGTGAGTTGGACGGCTCGAGGATGCCGACGACCGTGTACTCATCCTCGTGCGCCTTGGTGGAATCGCCGGAGAGACCGTGGTAAGGCTCGAAGGTGTCGCCGATCTTGAGCCCCGTCCGCTGCGCTACAAAACTGCCGACCACGGCCCCGCGCTCCTCCATCGTGAAGACCCGTCCCCCGGGTGCCAGCGCGAGCTTGCGGCCGGCGGTGTACTCGAAGCGCGTAAAGAGGTCGGGGATGGTTCCCACCACGCGGTACCCCTCGTAGTTGTCCCCCACGGCGTACGGGATCGCCAACTCCACCCCCGGGTCCGCACTAATCGCCGTGTACATCGAGTACGGAATGTTGCCGGGCGACGTCTCCAGGTGGAACACGGTGTTGAGCACGAGCTGCAGCTGGCTGCCGCGGGCACCGAGCACGGCGTCAAAGCCGATCGGACCTCCCGTGAACGCCTGGTAGGTCTGCTCCTTGATCGAGAAAACGGCCATGACCAGGCCGCTGGCGAGTCCGACCGAGAGCAGGGTCACGGCCGTGGAGAGCGCGTGCTGCCGCATGGAACGCAGCACGATGCGCAGGATTCCGCGTCGCATCAGCGAGTCCCCCCCGCGGCCGCGACGTCGCGGGCGGCACGATTGAGTTGGGAGAGGTCGTCACAGCGCTCGAACTGCTCGAGGATCTGCGGATCGTGGCTGACGAGCAGGAGGGCCGCGCCGTGTTCGCGACAGACCGCACGCATGAGCTCGAGCGCCTCCATGGCGTGGCGACGATCGAGGTTGCCGGTGGGCTCATCCGCGAGGACAAGCTTTGGCTTGTTGGCCAGGGCGCGGGCGACCGCGACGCGCTGCTGCTGTCCCACGGAAAGTTGGCGTGGGCGATAGGTGACCCGGTGGCCAAGCCCCACGCGATCGAGCAACTCGCGGGCATACTTCGCGTCGATCCCACGCCCGAACATCATGCCGAGTTCGACATTCTCGAGGGCGGTATACCCGTGCAGCAGGTTGAAGGTCTGGAAGACGTAGCCCATGCACTCGGCGCGGAGGGCGTCGCGACGGGGTTCCGACAGGGCCGTCATCTCCCGGCCGTCCACGTGGATGTGGCCCTTGTCCGCCTGGAGGATGCCGGCGATGAGGTTCAGGAAGGTGGTCTTGCCGGAGCCGGAGGGCCCGCGCAGCCCGACCTGCTCGCCGGGTTGCACCGAGAAGGCGGGGACATCGATGATCATGCTTCGCTCACCCTCGGGCGAGACAAAACTCTTCTCGAGGTCGCGAACGTCGAGGACCGTCATGAATTCCGGGGAAGGCGTGGAGTCGGGATCATGACTCGGTGCGGGCGTCTTCGGCAAGCATGTGAGATATCGATGGCACCGTGAGGAAGCGGTCGCGTGACTGGGCGACTGGGGACAGGATGACCCGGTTGGCAATGGCACGGTACCGGGCCACGATCCTCGCCTCCCTACACTCGGCAGATGTTCGGTTGCCGAGCGTTGAGCGAGGGAGGTAGCATATGGCCATGCCTGTCCTGGTGCCTGGCGTTCGACCGGGGGAGTGGACGGCGGACCTGGTCCGCCAGCTTCCGGAAGACGGGAATCGCTACGAAGTCATCGACGGGGAGCTGCTGGTGAGCCCCTCGCCGCGCGGGCGTCACCAACGCTCGGTCTTCCTCCTTGGCCGCATCCTCGAGGCCTTCGCGCGGGACCATCGGTTGGGTGTGGTCATGCTTTCGCCATCGGATGTGGAGTATTCCCCGCGCCGGATGGTACAGCCGGACGTGTACGTCGTACCGCGTGAAATGGGCGGCAAGGTCGCATACGACTGGGATCGCGTCCCACAACTCATGCTCGTCGTTGAGGTGTTGTCGCCGTCGACCGCACGATACGATCGCGTCACGAAGCGACGCATGTACCTCGCGCAGGGCGTGCCGCAGTACTGGGTGGTTGACCCCCAAGCGCGCCTCATCGAGCGATGGACGCCGGATTGCGATCGTCCGGCCATTCACGATGCGTCGATCGACTGGCACCCGGCGAGCCACGCCCCGACGCTGACGATCGACCTGCCGGCGTACTTCGACGAGGTCCATGAGCCGTTCCCCGAGGACAGCGGGTGGTAGGCCGCCGGCTGGGCCTCCTGGGTACGACCTGGCTGCTGGCCGCGTGTTGGGGGCTCGCACCGGGACGTGGGGCGGCCTCAACGGGGCTGCGGATCGTCTCGTACAACATTCGCCACGGGCGTGGCATGGACGACAGCGTGAACCTGAGGCGAACCGGGCGTGTGCTCGCCGCACTTCGACCCGACTTCGTGGGACTGCAGGAAGTGGATGATCGCGTCCGTCGCAGCGGCGGCGTGGACGAAGCCGCTGCCCTGGGGGCGCAGCTCGGGATGCAGTATCGCTTTGGGTCCTTCATGGACTACCAGGGCGGGCGGTACGGGCTCGCGATCCTTTCGCGGCACCCGATCATCGAGTCCCGCGTCGTCATTCTGCCGGTGGGGAACGAACCGCGTGTCGCATTGGTTGTCGACGCCGAGCTTCCGTCGCGGGACACCGTCTCCATCGTGACGGTGCACTTCGACTGGGTGTCGAGCGACAGCTTTCGCTTTCCGCAGGCGTCACGCCTTGCGGCGAGGCTCGATTCACTCCGACACCCGTACGTGCTGCTGGGCGACTTCAACGATGAGCCCGGTTCGCGCACGCTCGGGCTGTTCACCGCACGTGCGCGCGAGGTGCCCAAGCTCCCGGAGGCGCGCTTCACCTTCTCGTCGGCGGAGCCGGTGAAGGAGATCGATTTCGTGTTCGTCTCGCCGTCGGGACGGTGGGAGGGCGGGTCCGCGCGAGCGATCGACGAACGGGTTGCTTCGGATCACCGACCGGTATTGGCCGAGGTCCGGTTGCGGCGCTGACGCTGGCGGCGGGTCGTAACACGGCTCATACTGCCCGCATGACCAATCGTCGTGCGTTTCTTGAACAGTCCGCCGGCCTCCTTGCCGCCGGTTACCTGGGCCTCCCCCGTGCACACGTCAACAGCGGGCGTGCACCACTCAAGGTCCTGATCCTGGGCGGAACCGGCTTCATCGGGCCGCATATGGTGCGTCGGGCTATCGCCGGGGGCCACCAGGTCACCCTGTTCAACCGCGGTCGCAGCAACGCCGACCTCTTTCCCAATGTGGAGACATTGACCGGCGATCGGGACGGGAAGATCGACGCGCTCAAGGGCCGCTCGTGGGATGTGGTGATCGACAACAGTGGCTACGTGCCGCGCCATGTGCGCGACTCCGCGAAGTTGCTCGCGCCGAACGTCGGTCGCTACATCTTCATCTCGACCGGCTCCGTCTACCCCGTCGGGGCAGAGCGATATGACGAAGACTCCGCGCTGCTCAAGGCCCCAGAGCCCGCGAGCGAGGACGTCAACAAGTACTACGGGGAGCTGAAGGTGCTGTGCGAGCAGGCGGTGCAGGAAACCTATCGGGACAAGGGGACGATCCTGCGCCTGCATATCGTCGCGGGTCCGGGGGACCCGACACATCGCTTCACCTACTGGCCGGTCCGGATCGACAAGGGAGGGGAAGTGATCGCGCCGGGCGTGCCGGATGCACCCGTGCAGCACATCGATGTGCGGGACCTAGCGGACTTCGCGTTGCGCTGCGCGGAACAGGGACATGCCGGGATCTACAACGTGGCCGGGCCTTCGGCCTCGACGACGACCCTGGCGAGCTACCTCGAGGAGGTACGGGTCGGCGTGAAGTCCGCGGCGACGTTCACGTGGGTGGACCTGCCGTTCCTTCAGCAACAGAAAGTGAACTTCCCGATGGTGGTCCCGCCGGCCGCGCACGGCATCATGCGCATCAGCGCGGCGCGCGCCATCGCCAAGGGGCTCACTTTCCGGCCGCTCCGCGAGACCGCCGCGGACACCCTGGCCTGGTACGAGGGAGCACCCGCTGCCGAGATCGAGGGGCTCAAGATCGACCTCGAGCGAGACGCGCGGATCGTGCGGGAGTGGAAAGCGCGCGGCTAGCTGCTCCCAGGGTGGGCACCACCGACCGGACGCGAAGACTTCGGTGTATTGAGCTGTCACGTCCTGCCAACGCGGCGCGTGCGCGTCAATCCGCGCGTAGGGCGTCGATCGGGTTGACGCGCGTCGCCCGATACGCGGGGAGCAGGCACGCGACCAGGGCCGCGAGGGCGAACACGGCGGCACCGGCCACCACGGTCAGCGGGGCGCCGGGGGCGACACCGTAGAGGAGCGCACGCAGCGCCCCGGAGCCGGCCATGGAGAGCGCGACGCCGGCCGCGAGCCCGGCCAACGGCCAGGCGAGCCCGTCGCGCAACACGAGCCGCAGCACGCCAG is drawn from Gemmatimonadota bacterium and contains these coding sequences:
- a CDS encoding VOC family protein, which produces MELVRPFVPTRDFDRSRDFYVALGFRLLLDSEVAIFAAGSGGFILQRHYEQGWAENFMMQFMVDDLDAWWAHIASLDLPGRFGVAAPKAPAMQPWGLRIAYVVDPCGVLWHIAQRRAGVAHD
- a CDS encoding Uma2 family endonuclease produces the protein MAMPVLVPGVRPGEWTADLVRQLPEDGNRYEVIDGELLVSPSPRGRHQRSVFLLGRILEAFARDHRLGVVMLSPSDVEYSPRRMVQPDVYVVPREMGGKVAYDWDRVPQLMLVVEVLSPSTARYDRVTKRRMYLAQGVPQYWVVDPQARLIERWTPDCDRPAIHDASIDWHPASHAPTLTIDLPAYFDEVHEPFPEDSGW
- a CDS encoding endonuclease/exonuclease/phosphatase family protein, producing MVGRRLGLLGTTWLLAACWGLAPGRGAASTGLRIVSYNIRHGRGMDDSVNLRRTGRVLAALRPDFVGLQEVDDRVRRSGGVDEAAALGAQLGMQYRFGSFMDYQGGRYGLAILSRHPIIESRVVILPVGNEPRVALVVDAELPSRDTVSIVTVHFDWVSSDSFRFPQASRLAARLDSLRHPYVLLGDFNDEPGSRTLGLFTARAREVPKLPEARFTFSSAEPVKEIDFVFVSPSGRWEGGSARAIDERVASDHRPVLAEVRLRR
- a CDS encoding SDR family oxidoreductase — its product is MTNRRAFLEQSAGLLAAGYLGLPRAHVNSGRAPLKVLILGGTGFIGPHMVRRAIAGGHQVTLFNRGRSNADLFPNVETLTGDRDGKIDALKGRSWDVVIDNSGYVPRHVRDSAKLLAPNVGRYIFISTGSVYPVGAERYDEDSALLKAPEPASEDVNKYYGELKVLCEQAVQETYRDKGTILRLHIVAGPGDPTHRFTYWPVRIDKGGEVIAPGVPDAPVQHIDVRDLADFALRCAEQGHAGIYNVAGPSASTTTLASYLEEVRVGVKSAATFTWVDLPFLQQQKVNFPMVVPPAAHGIMRISAARAIAKGLTFRPLRETAADTLAWYEGAPAAEIEGLKIDLERDARIVREWKARG
- a CDS encoding M20/M25/M40 family metallo-hydrolase, with protein sequence MHHSRRLAALLMLLVAACTRATPTGFPTRSAAVDSSGVFALLSALSADSMEGRGTGTAGGGRAARWIASRMAAVGLEAAGDSGYLQRVPLAMMPRGPQGAMRVALLPSLAALDTVPVDRRRPGFNVVGIIRGSDAQLRDEAVLVDAHYDHLGIRSSPQGGDSIYNGADDDGSGTVAVLEIARAMASGPRPKRTLVFLATTGEEVGLLGTRWYIQSPVVPLARTVANLEIEMIGRPDSLAGGWGKAWLTGFERSTMGDMLKASGIPIVPDARPQQNFFTRSDNIAFARLGIPAHTLSSFNLHTDYHKPSDDMRGVDAGHMAAVIRAAVAAVQRLADGPAPQWHPGGRPQ
- a CDS encoding ABC transporter permease; the encoded protein is MRRGILRIVLRSMRQHALSTAVTLLSVGLASGLVMAVFSIKEQTYQAFTGGPIGFDAVLGARGSQLQLVLNTVFHLETSPGNIPYSMYTAISADPGVELAIPYAVGDNYEGYRVVGTIPDLFTRFEYTAGRKLALAPGGRVFTMEERGAVVGSFVAQRTGLKIGDTFEPYHGLSGDSTKAHEDEYTVVGILEPSNSPSDRVVWIPLEGLYRMSGHVLRGTGRSYTPVADSTIPPEHLEVSAVMLKLKDPTAGIYLDQAINRTGKSATLAWPIGRVMADLFGKIGWMNNVLAMVAYLVVVVAAGSILASIYNTMNERRREFAILRSLGARRSTVFSAIVLESATITAFGTLVGFLVYGAIIGAAAVIVRAQTGVVLDAFRFDWALVLTPIGMVIVGALAGLVPAFKAYRTDVASNLTPLS
- a CDS encoding ABC transporter ATP-binding protein translates to MTVLDVRDLEKSFVSPEGERSMIIDVPAFSVQPGEQVGLRGPSGSGKTTFLNLIAGILQADKGHIHVDGREMTALSEPRRDALRAECMGYVFQTFNLLHGYTALENVELGMMFGRGIDAKYARELLDRVGLGHRVTYRPRQLSVGQQQRVAVARALANKPKLVLADEPTGNLDRRHAMEALELMRAVCREHGAALLLVSHDPQILEQFERCDDLSQLNRAARDVAAAGGTR